A genomic region of Scomber japonicus isolate fScoJap1 chromosome 5, fScoJap1.pri, whole genome shotgun sequence contains the following coding sequences:
- the ppp6r3 gene encoding serine/threonine-protein phosphatase 6 regulatory subunit 3 isoform X3: MFWKFDLHTTSHIDTLLEKEDVTLTEVMDEDDVLQECKAQNHKLVDFLLRPQCMEDLVTFITQEPCTDVEEKVKYKYPNISCELLTSDVGQINDRLGEDEKLLMKLYSFLQNEPPLNPLLASFFSKVLSILIGRKPEQIVDFLRKREDFVDLMIKHIGTSAIMDLLLRMLTCIEPQQLRQDVLNWLNEEKVIQRLVDMVQPSQDEDRHSNASQSLCEIIRLSRDQMFQVQGCSEPDPLLSTLEKQETVEQLLSNIFDKDKNDSAIVSVIQILLTLFETRRPAFEGHMECPPGMSHPSFSVNHSILEAVRPRLKDFHQLLLEPPKKNVMKTTWGVLDPPVGNTRLNVVRLVASLLQSNTHSINTELINLNTLGVILDMYFKYIWNNFLHIQVEICTAMILAMPPAPTDIQPETEQEHARESILIKHLFQKCQFIQRIVDAWSSNEKEQAEGGRRRGYMGHLTRIANSIVHNCDKGPNGPQIQQLISELPAEDREKWEAFISGQLADTNKRNTVDLVNTHHIHSSSDDEVDFKDSGFHQDSSLQQFGFNDEEFADQDDVVDIPFDRISDINFSLNTNESANIALFEARCKEKIQQFEDAGSDEEDIWDEKDVTFAPEAQRRPRSSGSTDSEESTDSEEEDVKRDPFEAPNPSTDDRMEVDTGPVWTANFDDIPMDTGTSTAPASSPSNPAPSSPLSPSATSTEALSDSSWSSSPNAASSTETTGWADFSNFTPISPKDPLRCNSPVAMETSIETGDPLGVNAPMQPEECDGWLGTSAASPSSTTSKDCGRSKAEEEMTCNEQRSITETVINGSMKETVSLTVDAKTETAVFKSDEEKNTSSDKYSAGECQDSERTGVNSSAAACCPKTGEKCRSTAELPNGPLEDMSAIEEAKLDQSASSEPTVNGPA, translated from the exons ATGTTTTGGAAATTTGACCTCCACACCACGTCCCACATCGACACGCTGCTAGAGAAGGAGGATGTGACGCTGACGGAGGTCATGGACGAAGACGACGTCCTGCAGGAGTGCAAGGCCCAGAACCACAAACTGGTGGACTTCCTGCTGAGACCACAGTGCATGGAGGACCTGGTCACCTTCATCACACAGGAACCCTGCACTGATGTTGAGGAGAAGGTTAAATACAA GTATCCCAACATATCCTGTGAGCTGCTTACATCAGATGTGGGTCAGATCAACGACAGACTGGGAGAGGACGAGAAACTGCTGATGAAACTTTACAGCTTCCTCCAGAACGAGCCGCCTCTCAACCCGCTCCTGGCCAGCTTCTTCTCCAAGGTCCTGTCCATCCTCATTGGACGCAAGCCTGAACAG ATAGTGGACTTTCTGCGGAAGCGCGAGGATTTCGTCGACTTGATGATCAAACACATCGGGACGTCGGCCATCATGGACCTGCTGCTCAGAATGCTCACCTGCATCGAACCACAACAGCTACGACAGGATGTACTCAAC TGGCTGAATGAAGAGAAGGTGATTCAGAGACTTGTGGACATGGTACAACCTTCTCAAGATGAGGAT AGACACTCCAATGCCTCCCAGTCGCTGTGTGAGATCATCAGACTGAGCAGAGACCAGATGTTCCAGGTCCAGGGTTGCTCAGAGCCCGACCCACTACTGTCCACACTTGAAAA GCAAGAGACAGTGGAGCAGCTGCTGTCTAATATCTTCGACAAGGACAAGAATGATTCTGCAATTGTCAGTGTTATCCAGATCCTCCTCACATTGTTTGAGACAAGGAGACCAGC GTTTGAGGGTCATATGGAGTGTCCCCCTGGGATGTCCCACCCGTCATTCTCAGTCAACCACAGCATCTTGGAGGCTGTAAGACCCCGACTCAAAGACTTCCACCAGCTGCTACTGGAACCCCCAAAG AAGAATGTGATGAAGACGACGTGGGGGGTGCTGGACCCTCCTGTGGGCAACACCAGGCTCAATGTGGTCAGACTGGTGGCCAGTCTGTTgcagagcaacacacacagcatcaacaCGGAGCTCATTAACCTCAACACACTGGGAGTCATACTA gACATGTATTTCAAATACATCTGGAACAACTTCCTCCACATTCAGGTGGAGATCTGCACAGCCATGATTCTGGCTATGCCCCCTGCCCCCACTGACATCCAACCAGAGACGGAGCAGGAACATGCAAGAGAGAGCATCCTCATCAAACAT CTGTTTCAAAAGTGCCAGTTTATACAGAGAATTGTAGATGCCTGGAGCTCCAATGAGAAAGAACA GGCGGAAGGTGGTCGGCGACGAGGTTACATGGGTCACCTCACCAGAATAGCCAACTCTATAGTTCATAACTGTGACAAAGGCCCTAACGGACCGCAGATACAACAGCTCATCTCTG agctTCCAgcggaggacagagagaaatggGAGGCCTTTATTTCTGGGCAGCTGGCTGACACAAACAAGAGAAACACTGTTGACCTG GTGAACACACACCACATCCACTCTTCAAGTGACGATGAGGTGGACTTTAAAGACAGCGGCTTTCACCAGGACTCCTCTCTACAACAA TTCGGCTTCAATGATGAAGAGTTTGCTGATCAGGACGATGTTGTGGA TATTCCCTTTGATAGAATATCAGACATCAATTTTTCTCTGAATACAAATGAAAGT GCAAATATAGCTTTGTTTGAGGCACGCTGTAAGGAGAAGATCCAGCAGTTTGAAGATGCTGGTTCAGATGAGGAGGATATCTGGGATGAAAAAGATGTCACCTTCGCACCAGAGGCACAGAGACGCCCCAg gagtTCGGGCAGCACAGACAGTGAAGAGAGCACAGActctgaggaggaggatgtgaaGAGAGATCCATTTGAAGCCCCCAACCCCAGCACCGATGACAGAATGGAGGTCGACACAG GGCCAGTGTGGACAGCCAACTTCGATGACATCCCCATGGACACAGGTACCTCCACAGCTCCAGCTTCAAGCCCCAGCAaccctgctccctcctctcctctgtcccccTCCGCCACCTCCACAGAAGCCCTGTCAGATTCATCATGGAGCTCCTCTCCTAATGCTGCCTCCAGCACTGAAACAACAGGCTGGGCTGATTTCTCCAACTTCACCCCCATCAG TCCCAAAGACCCTCTGAGGTGCAACTCtcctgttgccatggaaaccagCATAGAGACAGGGGACCCGCTGGGGGTCAATGCACCCATGCAGCCTGAAG AATGTGACGGCTGGTTGGGAACCAGCGCGGCTtcaccctcctccaccacctctaAGGATTGTGGGAGATctaaagcagaggaggaaatgaCCTGCAACGAGCAGCGTAGCATCACAGAGACGGTCATCAACGGCTCCATGAAAGAAACAGTCAGTCTCACTGTCGACGCCAAGACTGAGACCGCCGTCTTCAAAAG TGATGAAGAGAAGAACACCTCTTCAGACAAATACTCAGCAGGGGAGTGTCAGGATTCAGAGAGGACAGGAGTCAACAGCTCAGCCGCTGCCTGCTGTCCCAAAACagg TGAGAAGTGTCGGTCTACTGCGGAGCTTCCCAATGGTCCTCTAGAGGACATGTCAGCCATAGAGGAGGCCAA ATTGGACCAGAGTGCGTCCTCAGAGCCAACCGTCAACGGGCCGGCGTGA
- the ppp6r3 gene encoding serine/threonine-protein phosphatase 6 regulatory subunit 3 isoform X2: MFWKFDLHTTSHIDTLLEKEDVTLTEVMDEDDVLQECKAQNHKLVDFLLRPQCMEDLVTFITQEPCTDVEEKVKYKYPNISCELLTSDVGQINDRLGEDEKLLMKLYSFLQNEPPLNPLLASFFSKVLSILIGRKPEQIVDFLRKREDFVDLMIKHIGTSAIMDLLLRMLTCIEPQQLRQDVLNWLNEEKVIQRLVDMVQPSQDEDRHSNASQSLCEIIRLSRDQMFQVQGCSEPDPLLSTLEKQETVEQLLSNIFDKDKNDSAIVSVIQILLTLFETRRPAFEGHMECPPGMSHPSFSVNHSILEAVRPRLKDFHQLLLEPPKNVMKTTWGVLDPPVGNTRLNVVRLVASLLQSNTHSINTELINLNTLGVILDMYFKYIWNNFLHIQVEICTAMILAMPPAPTDIQPETEQEHARESILIKHLFQKCQFIQRIVDAWSSNEKEQAEGGRRRGYMGHLTRIANSIVHNCDKGPNGPQIQQLISELPAEDREKWEAFISGQLADTNKRNTVDLVNTHHIHSSSDDEVDFKDSGFHQDSSLQQAFSDYQMQQMTSNFIEQFGFNDEEFADQDDVVDIPFDRISDINFSLNTNESANIALFEARCKEKIQQFEDAGSDEEDIWDEKDVTFAPEAQRRPRSSGSTDSEESTDSEEEDVKRDPFEAPNPSTDDRMEVDTGPVWTANFDDIPMDTGTSTAPASSPSNPAPSSPLSPSATSTEALSDSSWSSSPNAASSTETTGWADFSNFTPISPKDPLRCNSPVAMETSIETGDPLGVNAPMQPEECDGWLGTSAASPSSTTSKDCGRSKAEEEMTCNEQRSITETVINGSMKETVSLTVDAKTETAVFKSDEEKNTSSDKYSAGECQDSERTGVNSSAAACCPKTGEKCRSTAELPNGPLEDMSAIEEAKLDQSASSEPTVNGPA; this comes from the exons ATGTTTTGGAAATTTGACCTCCACACCACGTCCCACATCGACACGCTGCTAGAGAAGGAGGATGTGACGCTGACGGAGGTCATGGACGAAGACGACGTCCTGCAGGAGTGCAAGGCCCAGAACCACAAACTGGTGGACTTCCTGCTGAGACCACAGTGCATGGAGGACCTGGTCACCTTCATCACACAGGAACCCTGCACTGATGTTGAGGAGAAGGTTAAATACAA GTATCCCAACATATCCTGTGAGCTGCTTACATCAGATGTGGGTCAGATCAACGACAGACTGGGAGAGGACGAGAAACTGCTGATGAAACTTTACAGCTTCCTCCAGAACGAGCCGCCTCTCAACCCGCTCCTGGCCAGCTTCTTCTCCAAGGTCCTGTCCATCCTCATTGGACGCAAGCCTGAACAG ATAGTGGACTTTCTGCGGAAGCGCGAGGATTTCGTCGACTTGATGATCAAACACATCGGGACGTCGGCCATCATGGACCTGCTGCTCAGAATGCTCACCTGCATCGAACCACAACAGCTACGACAGGATGTACTCAAC TGGCTGAATGAAGAGAAGGTGATTCAGAGACTTGTGGACATGGTACAACCTTCTCAAGATGAGGAT AGACACTCCAATGCCTCCCAGTCGCTGTGTGAGATCATCAGACTGAGCAGAGACCAGATGTTCCAGGTCCAGGGTTGCTCAGAGCCCGACCCACTACTGTCCACACTTGAAAA GCAAGAGACAGTGGAGCAGCTGCTGTCTAATATCTTCGACAAGGACAAGAATGATTCTGCAATTGTCAGTGTTATCCAGATCCTCCTCACATTGTTTGAGACAAGGAGACCAGC GTTTGAGGGTCATATGGAGTGTCCCCCTGGGATGTCCCACCCGTCATTCTCAGTCAACCACAGCATCTTGGAGGCTGTAAGACCCCGACTCAAAGACTTCCACCAGCTGCTACTGGAACCCCCAAAG AATGTGATGAAGACGACGTGGGGGGTGCTGGACCCTCCTGTGGGCAACACCAGGCTCAATGTGGTCAGACTGGTGGCCAGTCTGTTgcagagcaacacacacagcatcaacaCGGAGCTCATTAACCTCAACACACTGGGAGTCATACTA gACATGTATTTCAAATACATCTGGAACAACTTCCTCCACATTCAGGTGGAGATCTGCACAGCCATGATTCTGGCTATGCCCCCTGCCCCCACTGACATCCAACCAGAGACGGAGCAGGAACATGCAAGAGAGAGCATCCTCATCAAACAT CTGTTTCAAAAGTGCCAGTTTATACAGAGAATTGTAGATGCCTGGAGCTCCAATGAGAAAGAACA GGCGGAAGGTGGTCGGCGACGAGGTTACATGGGTCACCTCACCAGAATAGCCAACTCTATAGTTCATAACTGTGACAAAGGCCCTAACGGACCGCAGATACAACAGCTCATCTCTG agctTCCAgcggaggacagagagaaatggGAGGCCTTTATTTCTGGGCAGCTGGCTGACACAAACAAGAGAAACACTGTTGACCTG GTGAACACACACCACATCCACTCTTCAAGTGACGATGAGGTGGACTTTAAAGACAGCGGCTTTCACCAGGACTCCTCTCTACAACAA GCCTTTTCTGATTATCAGATGCAACAAATGACGTCCAATTTTATTGAGCAGTTCGGCTTCAATGATGAAGAGTTTGCTGATCAGGACGATGTTGTGGA TATTCCCTTTGATAGAATATCAGACATCAATTTTTCTCTGAATACAAATGAAAGT GCAAATATAGCTTTGTTTGAGGCACGCTGTAAGGAGAAGATCCAGCAGTTTGAAGATGCTGGTTCAGATGAGGAGGATATCTGGGATGAAAAAGATGTCACCTTCGCACCAGAGGCACAGAGACGCCCCAg gagtTCGGGCAGCACAGACAGTGAAGAGAGCACAGActctgaggaggaggatgtgaaGAGAGATCCATTTGAAGCCCCCAACCCCAGCACCGATGACAGAATGGAGGTCGACACAG GGCCAGTGTGGACAGCCAACTTCGATGACATCCCCATGGACACAGGTACCTCCACAGCTCCAGCTTCAAGCCCCAGCAaccctgctccctcctctcctctgtcccccTCCGCCACCTCCACAGAAGCCCTGTCAGATTCATCATGGAGCTCCTCTCCTAATGCTGCCTCCAGCACTGAAACAACAGGCTGGGCTGATTTCTCCAACTTCACCCCCATCAG TCCCAAAGACCCTCTGAGGTGCAACTCtcctgttgccatggaaaccagCATAGAGACAGGGGACCCGCTGGGGGTCAATGCACCCATGCAGCCTGAAG AATGTGACGGCTGGTTGGGAACCAGCGCGGCTtcaccctcctccaccacctctaAGGATTGTGGGAGATctaaagcagaggaggaaatgaCCTGCAACGAGCAGCGTAGCATCACAGAGACGGTCATCAACGGCTCCATGAAAGAAACAGTCAGTCTCACTGTCGACGCCAAGACTGAGACCGCCGTCTTCAAAAG TGATGAAGAGAAGAACACCTCTTCAGACAAATACTCAGCAGGGGAGTGTCAGGATTCAGAGAGGACAGGAGTCAACAGCTCAGCCGCTGCCTGCTGTCCCAAAACagg TGAGAAGTGTCGGTCTACTGCGGAGCTTCCCAATGGTCCTCTAGAGGACATGTCAGCCATAGAGGAGGCCAA ATTGGACCAGAGTGCGTCCTCAGAGCCAACCGTCAACGGGCCGGCGTGA
- the ppp6r3 gene encoding serine/threonine-protein phosphatase 6 regulatory subunit 3 isoform X1, protein MFWKFDLHTTSHIDTLLEKEDVTLTEVMDEDDVLQECKAQNHKLVDFLLRPQCMEDLVTFITQEPCTDVEEKVKYKYPNISCELLTSDVGQINDRLGEDEKLLMKLYSFLQNEPPLNPLLASFFSKVLSILIGRKPEQIVDFLRKREDFVDLMIKHIGTSAIMDLLLRMLTCIEPQQLRQDVLNWLNEEKVIQRLVDMVQPSQDEDRHSNASQSLCEIIRLSRDQMFQVQGCSEPDPLLSTLEKQETVEQLLSNIFDKDKNDSAIVSVIQILLTLFETRRPAFEGHMECPPGMSHPSFSVNHSILEAVRPRLKDFHQLLLEPPKKNVMKTTWGVLDPPVGNTRLNVVRLVASLLQSNTHSINTELINLNTLGVILDMYFKYIWNNFLHIQVEICTAMILAMPPAPTDIQPETEQEHARESILIKHLFQKCQFIQRIVDAWSSNEKEQAEGGRRRGYMGHLTRIANSIVHNCDKGPNGPQIQQLISELPAEDREKWEAFISGQLADTNKRNTVDLVNTHHIHSSSDDEVDFKDSGFHQDSSLQQAFSDYQMQQMTSNFIEQFGFNDEEFADQDDVVDIPFDRISDINFSLNTNESANIALFEARCKEKIQQFEDAGSDEEDIWDEKDVTFAPEAQRRPRSSGSTDSEESTDSEEEDVKRDPFEAPNPSTDDRMEVDTGPVWTANFDDIPMDTGTSTAPASSPSNPAPSSPLSPSATSTEALSDSSWSSSPNAASSTETTGWADFSNFTPISPKDPLRCNSPVAMETSIETGDPLGVNAPMQPEECDGWLGTSAASPSSTTSKDCGRSKAEEEMTCNEQRSITETVINGSMKETVSLTVDAKTETAVFKSDEEKNTSSDKYSAGECQDSERTGVNSSAAACCPKTGEKCRSTAELPNGPLEDMSAIEEAKLDQSASSEPTVNGPA, encoded by the exons ATGTTTTGGAAATTTGACCTCCACACCACGTCCCACATCGACACGCTGCTAGAGAAGGAGGATGTGACGCTGACGGAGGTCATGGACGAAGACGACGTCCTGCAGGAGTGCAAGGCCCAGAACCACAAACTGGTGGACTTCCTGCTGAGACCACAGTGCATGGAGGACCTGGTCACCTTCATCACACAGGAACCCTGCACTGATGTTGAGGAGAAGGTTAAATACAA GTATCCCAACATATCCTGTGAGCTGCTTACATCAGATGTGGGTCAGATCAACGACAGACTGGGAGAGGACGAGAAACTGCTGATGAAACTTTACAGCTTCCTCCAGAACGAGCCGCCTCTCAACCCGCTCCTGGCCAGCTTCTTCTCCAAGGTCCTGTCCATCCTCATTGGACGCAAGCCTGAACAG ATAGTGGACTTTCTGCGGAAGCGCGAGGATTTCGTCGACTTGATGATCAAACACATCGGGACGTCGGCCATCATGGACCTGCTGCTCAGAATGCTCACCTGCATCGAACCACAACAGCTACGACAGGATGTACTCAAC TGGCTGAATGAAGAGAAGGTGATTCAGAGACTTGTGGACATGGTACAACCTTCTCAAGATGAGGAT AGACACTCCAATGCCTCCCAGTCGCTGTGTGAGATCATCAGACTGAGCAGAGACCAGATGTTCCAGGTCCAGGGTTGCTCAGAGCCCGACCCACTACTGTCCACACTTGAAAA GCAAGAGACAGTGGAGCAGCTGCTGTCTAATATCTTCGACAAGGACAAGAATGATTCTGCAATTGTCAGTGTTATCCAGATCCTCCTCACATTGTTTGAGACAAGGAGACCAGC GTTTGAGGGTCATATGGAGTGTCCCCCTGGGATGTCCCACCCGTCATTCTCAGTCAACCACAGCATCTTGGAGGCTGTAAGACCCCGACTCAAAGACTTCCACCAGCTGCTACTGGAACCCCCAAAG AAGAATGTGATGAAGACGACGTGGGGGGTGCTGGACCCTCCTGTGGGCAACACCAGGCTCAATGTGGTCAGACTGGTGGCCAGTCTGTTgcagagcaacacacacagcatcaacaCGGAGCTCATTAACCTCAACACACTGGGAGTCATACTA gACATGTATTTCAAATACATCTGGAACAACTTCCTCCACATTCAGGTGGAGATCTGCACAGCCATGATTCTGGCTATGCCCCCTGCCCCCACTGACATCCAACCAGAGACGGAGCAGGAACATGCAAGAGAGAGCATCCTCATCAAACAT CTGTTTCAAAAGTGCCAGTTTATACAGAGAATTGTAGATGCCTGGAGCTCCAATGAGAAAGAACA GGCGGAAGGTGGTCGGCGACGAGGTTACATGGGTCACCTCACCAGAATAGCCAACTCTATAGTTCATAACTGTGACAAAGGCCCTAACGGACCGCAGATACAACAGCTCATCTCTG agctTCCAgcggaggacagagagaaatggGAGGCCTTTATTTCTGGGCAGCTGGCTGACACAAACAAGAGAAACACTGTTGACCTG GTGAACACACACCACATCCACTCTTCAAGTGACGATGAGGTGGACTTTAAAGACAGCGGCTTTCACCAGGACTCCTCTCTACAACAA GCCTTTTCTGATTATCAGATGCAACAAATGACGTCCAATTTTATTGAGCAGTTCGGCTTCAATGATGAAGAGTTTGCTGATCAGGACGATGTTGTGGA TATTCCCTTTGATAGAATATCAGACATCAATTTTTCTCTGAATACAAATGAAAGT GCAAATATAGCTTTGTTTGAGGCACGCTGTAAGGAGAAGATCCAGCAGTTTGAAGATGCTGGTTCAGATGAGGAGGATATCTGGGATGAAAAAGATGTCACCTTCGCACCAGAGGCACAGAGACGCCCCAg gagtTCGGGCAGCACAGACAGTGAAGAGAGCACAGActctgaggaggaggatgtgaaGAGAGATCCATTTGAAGCCCCCAACCCCAGCACCGATGACAGAATGGAGGTCGACACAG GGCCAGTGTGGACAGCCAACTTCGATGACATCCCCATGGACACAGGTACCTCCACAGCTCCAGCTTCAAGCCCCAGCAaccctgctccctcctctcctctgtcccccTCCGCCACCTCCACAGAAGCCCTGTCAGATTCATCATGGAGCTCCTCTCCTAATGCTGCCTCCAGCACTGAAACAACAGGCTGGGCTGATTTCTCCAACTTCACCCCCATCAG TCCCAAAGACCCTCTGAGGTGCAACTCtcctgttgccatggaaaccagCATAGAGACAGGGGACCCGCTGGGGGTCAATGCACCCATGCAGCCTGAAG AATGTGACGGCTGGTTGGGAACCAGCGCGGCTtcaccctcctccaccacctctaAGGATTGTGGGAGATctaaagcagaggaggaaatgaCCTGCAACGAGCAGCGTAGCATCACAGAGACGGTCATCAACGGCTCCATGAAAGAAACAGTCAGTCTCACTGTCGACGCCAAGACTGAGACCGCCGTCTTCAAAAG TGATGAAGAGAAGAACACCTCTTCAGACAAATACTCAGCAGGGGAGTGTCAGGATTCAGAGAGGACAGGAGTCAACAGCTCAGCCGCTGCCTGCTGTCCCAAAACagg TGAGAAGTGTCGGTCTACTGCGGAGCTTCCCAATGGTCCTCTAGAGGACATGTCAGCCATAGAGGAGGCCAA ATTGGACCAGAGTGCGTCCTCAGAGCCAACCGTCAACGGGCCGGCGTGA